The Carettochelys insculpta isolate YL-2023 chromosome 18, ASM3395843v1, whole genome shotgun sequence genome window below encodes:
- the TRPV4 gene encoding transient receptor potential cation channel subfamily V member 4, with protein MADSDDPPQPHAGEAGEAPAEEGSSQNDAFPLSSLANLFENEDGSSPAEAARLPAGSGDSKQPNLRMKFHGAFRKGVPNPMDLLESTIYESSVVPGPKKAPMDSLFDYGTYHQHPNENKRRRKKILEKQAHSPKAGTLAPSPPPVLKVFNRPILFDIVSRGSTASLDGLLPFLLTHKKRLTDEEFREPSTGKTCLPKALLNLSGGKNDTIPVLLDIAEKTGNMREFINSPFRDVYYRGQTALHIAIERRCKHYVELLVEKGADVHAQARGRFFQPKDEGGYFYFGELPLSLAACTNQPHIVHYLTENAHKQADLRRQDSRGNTVLHALVAIADNTRENTKFVTKMYDLLLIKCAKLFPATNLEALLNNDGLSPLMMAAKSGKIGMFQHIIRREITDEDARHLSRKFKDWAYGPVYSSLYDLSSLDTCGEEVSVLEILVYNSKIENRHEMLAVEPINELLRDKWRKFGAVSFYISVVSYLSAMVIFTLIAYYRPLEGTPPYPYTTTVDYVRLAGEVITLFTGVLFFFTNLKDLLMKKCPGVNSFFIDGSFQLLYFIYSVLVIIAAALYLAGIEAYLAVMVFALVLGWMNALYFTRGLKLTGTYSIMIQKILFKDLFRFLLVYVLFMIGYASALVSLLNPCASAEACNSDKSNCTAPAYPSCRDSKTFSKFLLDLFKLTIGMGDLEMIENAKYPGVFIILLVTYIILTFVLLLNMLIALMGETVGQVSKESKHIWKLQWATTILDIERSFPVFLRKAVRSGEMVTVGKGTDGTPDRRWCFRVDEVNWSHWNQNLGIINEDPGKNDTYQYYGFSHTMGRLRRDRWSSVVPRVVELNKSSQPEEVVVPLDSMGTANMHDRKPGHPAGWRKEDSHI; from the exons ATGGCGGACTCCGacgaccccccccagccccatgccgggGAGGCCGGCGAGGCCCCAGCTGAAGAGGGCTCCTCTCAGAACGACGCGTTCCCCCTCTCGTCTCTGGCCAACCTGTTTGAGAACGAGGATGGCTCCTCTCCGGCGGAGGCAGCCCGGCTACCCGCCGGCTCGGGGGACAGCAAGCAGCCGAATCTGCGCATGAAATTCCATGGGGCCTTCAGAAAGGGGGTGCCCAACCCCATGGACCTGCTGGAGTCCACCATCTACGAGTCCTCCGTCGTCCCAGGGCCCAAGAAAGCCCCCATGGATTCGCTCTTCGACTACGGCACTTACCACCAGCATCCCAACGAGAACAAACGGCGGCGGAAGAAGATCTTGGA GAAGCAGGCGCACAGCCCCAAGGCCGGgaccctggcccccagcccgCCGCCGGTCCTCAAGGTGTTCAACCGACCCATCCTCTTCGACATCGTGTCTCGGGGCTCCACCGCCAGCCTGGacgggctcctccccttcctgctgACCCACAAGAAGCGCCTGACGGACGAGGAGTTTCGCG AGCCCTCAACCGGGAAGACCTGCCTGCCCAAAGCGCTGCTGAACCTGAGCGGGGGCAAGAACGACACCATCCCTGTGCTCCTGGACATCGCGGAGAAGACGGGCAACATGCGGGAGTTCATCAACTCGCCCTTCAGGGACGTCTACTACCGAG GTCAGACGGCCCTGCACATTGCCATCGAGCGCCGCTGCAAGCATTACGTAGAGCTGCTGGTGGAGAAGGGGGCGGACGTGCACGCCCAGGCACGCGGCCgcttcttccagcccaaggacgAGGGGGGCTACTTCTACTTCG GcgagctgcccctctccctggcCGCCTGCACCAACCAGCCGCACATCGTCCACTACCTCACGGAGAACGCCCACAAGCAGGCGGACCTGCGGCGCCAGGACTCGCGGGGCAATACGGTGCTGCACGCCCTGGTGGCCATCGCCGACAACACGCGGGAGAACACCAAGTTCGTCACCAAGATGTACGACCTGCTGCTCATCAAGTGCGCCAAGCTCTTCCCCGCCACcaacctggaggccctgctcAACAACGACGGCCTCTCGCCCCTCATGATGGCGGCCAAGAGCGGCAAGATCGGG ATGTTCCAGCACATCATCCGCCGGGAGATCACAGACGAGGACGCTCGCCACCTCTCCCGCAAGTTCAAGGACTGGGCTTATGGGCCCGTCTACTCCTCGCTCTATGACCTGTCCTCCCTGGACacgtgtggggaggaggtgtccgtGCTGGAGATCCTGGTGTACAACAGTAAGATTGAG AACCGCCATGAGATGCTTGCCGTGGAGCCCATCAATGAGCTGCTGCGCGACAAGTGGCGGAAGTTCGGGGCTGTCTCCTTCTACATCAGCGTGGTCTCCTACCTCAGCGCCATGGTCATCTTCACTCTCATTGCCTACTACCGCCCTTTGGAGGGCACG CCGCCGTATCCTTACACTACGACCGTGGACTACGTGCGCCTGGCTGGCGAGGTCATAACCCTCTTCACTGGAGTCTTGTTTTTTTTCACCAAT CTAAAGGATCTGTTGATGAAGAAGTGTCCGGGGGTGAATTCGTTCTTTATAGACGGCTCCTTCCAGCTGCTCTA TTTCATCTACTCGGTGCTGGTGATCATTGCGGCGGCGCTGTACCTGGCGGGGATTGAGGCCTACCTGGCTGTCATGGTCTTTGCCCTGGTCCTGGGCTGGATGAATGCGCTGTACTTCACCAGGGGCCTGAAACTCACCGGGACCTACAGCATCATGATCCAGAAG ATCCTCTTCAAAGACCTCTTCCGGTTCCTCCTGGTGTACGTGCTCTTCATGATCGGCTACGCGTCAG CGCTGGTCTCGCTCCTGAACCCCTGTGCCAGCGCCGAGGCCTGCAACAGCGACAAGTCCAACTGCACGGCGCCCGCCTACCCCTCCTGCCGGGACAGCAAGACCTTCAGCAAATTCCTGCTGGATCTCTTCAAGCTCACCATCGGCATGGGTGACCTGGAGATGATTGAGAACGCCAAGTACCCCGGCGTCTTCATCATCCTGCTGGTCACCTACATCATCCTCACCTTCGTGCTGCTCCTCAACATGCTGATCGCCCTGATGGGCGAGACCGTGGGGCAGGTCTCCAAGGAGAGCAAGCACATCTGGAAGCTGCAG TGGGCCACCACCATCCTGGACATCGAGAGGTCCTTCCCCGTGTTCCTGAGGAAAGCCGTCCGCTCGGGGGAGATGGTCACCGTGGGGAAGGGCACCGACGGCACGCCAGACCGGAGATGGTGCTTCAG ggTCGATGAGGTGAACTGGTCTCACTGGAACCAGAATCTGGGCATCATCAATGAGGATCCAGGCAAGAACGACACTTACCAGTATTACGGGTTCTCCCACACCATGGGCCGGCTGCGGAGAG ATCGCTGGTCGAGCGTGGTGCCCCGGGTGGTGGAGCTGAATAAGAGCTCGCAGCCGGAGGAGGTGGTGGTCCCGCTGGACAGCATGGGGACGGCCAACATGCACGACCGGAAGCCAGGGCATCCTGCGGGCTGGCGGAAGGAGGACTCCCACATCTAA